A stretch of the Azospirillum brasilense genome encodes the following:
- a CDS encoding MFS transporter, giving the protein MPHTTHRPPASPVTVLAALILGVCVIQVANGILQILLPLRLAEAAAPPLVVGAVASAYSVGFVLGCWAAPWMIRRVGGVWSFAAFGLLAAAATLLLNLLPDAQAWVGLRLLMGVSYVGMLTVAESGLATLSPPGSRGSVFSLYMIACKVAVIGGQMLLASPNLSALWLTVLAAGCYGLSLVPVAVIRPPASVAPKGPAPSPCQYVRRAPVAFAGCLMVGLCNTAVTGIGPAWLAGLALPAAEVALIMSGIQVGSVVLQWPIGRFSDRHDRRLVIFAVSGVATVAAFLIAAFANPPGGAAPQTVLLGLFTLWGSAALSLYAICVAHANDHVTVEETVPLASALLLAWALGAALGPLLATAAMEWFGHDALFVYVGVVSGGLTLFAGLRRLISGPFRSEP; this is encoded by the coding sequence TTGCCCCACACCACCCATCGGCCTCCGGCCTCGCCCGTGACGGTGCTGGCCGCGCTGATCCTCGGCGTCTGCGTCATCCAGGTCGCCAACGGCATCCTGCAAATCCTGCTGCCGCTCCGCCTCGCCGAGGCGGCGGCCCCGCCGCTGGTCGTCGGGGCGGTGGCGTCGGCCTACTCGGTCGGCTTCGTGCTGGGCTGCTGGGCCGCACCCTGGATGATCCGCCGGGTGGGCGGGGTGTGGTCCTTCGCCGCCTTCGGGCTGCTCGCCGCCGCCGCCACGCTGCTGCTGAACCTGCTGCCCGACGCCCAGGCCTGGGTGGGGCTGCGGTTGCTGATGGGAGTGTCCTATGTCGGGATGCTCACCGTCGCGGAAAGCGGGCTTGCCACCCTGTCCCCGCCGGGATCGCGGGGCAGCGTCTTCTCCCTTTACATGATCGCCTGCAAGGTGGCGGTGATCGGCGGCCAGATGCTGCTCGCCAGCCCGAACCTGTCAGCCCTGTGGCTGACCGTCCTGGCGGCGGGCTGCTACGGCCTGTCGCTGGTGCCGGTGGCGGTGATCCGCCCGCCGGCCAGCGTCGCGCCGAAAGGGCCGGCGCCCTCGCCCTGCCAGTATGTGCGGCGGGCGCCGGTGGCCTTCGCCGGCTGCCTGATGGTCGGGCTGTGCAACACCGCGGTCACCGGCATCGGTCCGGCCTGGCTCGCCGGGCTGGCCCTGCCCGCCGCCGAAGTCGCGCTGATCATGTCGGGCATCCAGGTGGGCAGCGTCGTGCTGCAATGGCCGATCGGCCGGTTTTCCGACCGCCACGACCGGCGGCTGGTAATCTTCGCGGTGTCCGGGGTGGCGACGGTCGCCGCCTTCCTGATCGCCGCCTTCGCCAACCCGCCCGGCGGGGCGGCGCCGCAGACCGTCCTGCTCGGCCTGTTCACCCTATGGGGCAGCGCCGCCCTGTCGCTCTACGCGATCTGCGTGGCCCACGCCAACGACCATGTGACGGTGGAGGAGACGGTGCCGCTGGCGAGCGCGCTGCTGCTCGCCTGGGCGTTGGGCGCCGCCCTCGGCCCGCTGCTGGCGACGGCGGCCATGGAATGGTTCGGGCATGACGCGCTGTTCGTCTATGTCGGGGTGGTGTCGGGCGGCCTAACCCTCTTCGCCGGCCTGCGCCGTCTCATCAGCGGCCCTTTCCGCTCGGAGCCATGA